In the Dama dama isolate Ldn47 chromosome 13, ASM3311817v1, whole genome shotgun sequence genome, one interval contains:
- the LOC133068475 gene encoding interferon alpha-inducible protein 27-like protein 2 isoform X1, translated as MIKRAAAAAIGGALAVAAVPAVLGAVGFTGAGIAASSIAAKMMSAAAVANGGGVAAGSLVATLQSVGAAGLSTSSNILLGSVGSVFGALLGGAKRAPPSPPPGGSRPEGEQPGENVPQVEPPKPPLRSEKHEK; from the exons ATGATAA AACGAGCGGCGGCCGCTGCGATCGGAGGAG CCCTGGCCGTGGCGGCTGTGCCCGCGGTGCTGGGCGCCGTGGGCTTCACCGGGGCTGGAATCGCCGCCTCCTCCATTGCGGCCAAGATGATGTCAGCGGCCGCCGTGGCCAATGGAGGCGGAGTTGCCGCCGGCAGCCTGGTGGCCACGCTCCAGTCCGTGG GGGCAGCTGGACTCTCCACATCATCCAACATCCTCCTGGGCTCCGTTGGATCAGTTTTTGGGGCTTTGCTTGGAGGGGCAAAAAGggcacccccttcccctcctccaggtGGATCCAGACCTGAAGGGGAGCAGCCAGGAGAAAATGTACCCCAAGTTGAGCCTCCAAAACCCCCGCTCAGGTCAGAGAAGCATGAGAAATAA
- the LOC133068475 gene encoding interferon alpha-inducible protein 27-like protein 2A isoform X2, with protein sequence MIKRAAAAAIGGALAVAAVPAVLGAVGFTGAGIAASSIAAKMMSAAAVANGGGVAAGSLVATLQSVDLMDCSPPGSSVHGISQARIPEWVAISFSSGSSHQESNPHLLHWQVPYHGARREAWALGLALPKSDT encoded by the exons ATGATAA AACGAGCGGCGGCCGCTGCGATCGGAGGAG CCCTGGCCGTGGCGGCTGTGCCCGCGGTGCTGGGCGCCGTGGGCTTCACCGGGGCTGGAATCGCCGCCTCCTCCATTGCGGCCAAGATGATGTCAGCGGCCGCCGTGGCCAATGGAGGCGGAGTTGCCGCCGGCAGCCTGGTGGCCACGCTCCAGTCCGTGG acctcatggactgtagcccaccaggctcctctgtccatgggatttctcaggcaagaataccagagtgggttgccatctccttctccagtggatcttcccaccaagaatcgaacccccatctgctgcattggcaggttccttaccacggAGCCAGGAGGGAAGCGTGGGCTCTGGGTCTAGCCCTGCCCAAATCTGACACCTGA